A genomic region of Paenibacillus sp. PL2-23 contains the following coding sequences:
- a CDS encoding sugar ABC transporter permease, producing the protein MQLKLSREHKNLIFAAILILPAILLLIVTIVIPLLQSFAMSLQDYSLLQPTSSWNQFENYTSILMSSEFYDAFGVTLRYVGIAVGMELVLGMIIALVLNSRVILRGFFRSVLMLPWAIPTIVASLIFMWMYQTDYGVFNYLLKNAGLIDENVNWLSSFDFALAAILIVAIWKQTPLMTLMLLAGMQNISRSLYEAARIDGANATQVFFRITLPLLKPVIATVTLMLIVQNFQMFTLFFTLTGGGPVDATQSLAILTYETAFEKYDFGRGSAIGVIWMAVLFIFSIAFTKIMNRGSAH; encoded by the coding sequence ATGCAGCTCAAATTGTCCCGCGAACATAAAAACCTGATTTTTGCCGCCATTCTCATTTTACCTGCAATACTATTGCTTATCGTGACCATTGTTATTCCACTATTGCAATCATTCGCGATGAGCCTGCAGGATTATTCTCTGCTTCAGCCGACTTCCTCTTGGAATCAATTCGAGAATTATACATCAATTCTTATGTCATCCGAATTTTATGATGCATTCGGAGTCACACTGCGATATGTCGGAATTGCCGTAGGCATGGAACTGGTGCTTGGTATGATTATTGCGTTGGTACTCAATAGCCGCGTTATCCTGCGCGGCTTTTTCCGAAGCGTACTCATGCTTCCTTGGGCCATACCCACAATTGTAGCTTCGCTCATCTTTATGTGGATGTATCAAACTGATTATGGTGTGTTCAACTACCTACTGAAGAACGCCGGCTTGATCGATGAGAACGTCAATTGGCTGAGCAGCTTTGACTTTGCGCTCGCTGCTATTCTAATCGTAGCGATTTGGAAGCAGACGCCACTTATGACGCTTATGCTTCTGGCGGGCATGCAAAACATATCGCGCAGCTTATACGAAGCAGCTCGCATTGACGGAGCGAACGCCACGCAAGTGTTTTTCAGAATTACACTTCCACTTCTTAAGCCGGTTATCGCAACCGTTACACTTATGTTGATTGTTCAGAATTTTCAGATGTTTACGTTGTTTTTCACACTTACAGGCGGCGGTCCGGTCGATGCCACACAATCCTTAGCCATATTAACCTACGAAACCGCCTTCGAGAAATACGATTTCGGCCGAGGCTCAGCCATCGGCGTCATATGGATGGCCGTATTGTTTATTTTCTCCATTGCCTTCACCAAAATCATGAACAGAGGAAGCGCGCATTAA
- a CDS encoding extracellular solute-binding protein, which translates to MRQKRTMLAVTLTLLLALLLSACSGNGSNGNSNGTSAASSNPSKEPVMQEVEITFANWISVEDATKDIYNDLMDEFEKQNPGITVKSIGYPFNQYKDQVLVSSAGGNAPDVIMANQNFTSAFVGADIAAPMDELLEASLIDDILEGSLKGVTYGNKVMAMPWAPHPNALFWNKKLFEKAGLDPNTPPQTWDEMLMMADKIAKLGQDEKGNPIYGIGENTKDTSYTGNMLYRIVLSYGGKFVDDEGKVVFDEGTALRDALAYIQTLVTNKTSPKGAEIFDLRGMFGNGTLGMVSDGDFGRSVFRGTSGKGEAFDEEWGVTTIPVNQSNQSETVFTEHQLVISKDGKQKDAAAKLVTFLVSEDAMKMYHAANGVLSSRKSIAALPEMNEDEYAKVFNAQMATATALPTQNPKFDNAMKEAASMVVMVSEGSTPEEAIARIMPKIKELYQ; encoded by the coding sequence ATGAGACAAAAACGCACCATGCTTGCCGTTACGCTAACCCTCCTGTTAGCACTGCTCTTATCCGCATGCTCCGGCAACGGCTCTAACGGCAACAGTAACGGTACATCTGCTGCATCGAGTAATCCAAGCAAGGAGCCTGTCATGCAAGAGGTCGAAATTACATTTGCGAACTGGATTTCGGTCGAAGATGCCACTAAAGATATTTACAATGACTTAATGGATGAGTTCGAAAAACAAAATCCCGGTATCACTGTCAAATCAATTGGTTATCCCTTCAATCAATACAAGGACCAAGTGCTTGTAAGCTCCGCCGGCGGCAATGCTCCGGACGTTATTATGGCCAATCAGAACTTTACGTCGGCATTCGTTGGAGCCGACATCGCTGCGCCGATGGATGAGCTTCTGGAAGCTTCCTTGATCGATGACATTCTCGAAGGAAGCTTGAAGGGCGTAACATACGGCAATAAAGTAATGGCCATGCCTTGGGCTCCACATCCCAACGCTCTCTTCTGGAATAAAAAACTGTTTGAAAAAGCCGGTCTAGATCCCAACACGCCTCCACAAACATGGGACGAAATGCTGATGATGGCCGACAAAATTGCGAAGCTTGGCCAAGACGAAAAAGGCAATCCGATCTATGGAATAGGTGAGAATACGAAGGATACTTCCTATACAGGTAATATGTTGTATCGTATCGTTCTGTCCTATGGCGGCAAGTTCGTCGATGACGAAGGCAAGGTCGTATTTGACGAAGGTACGGCTCTCAGGGACGCTCTCGCCTACATTCAAACGCTCGTCACGAACAAGACGTCTCCCAAAGGAGCAGAGATTTTTGATTTGCGCGGCATGTTCGGCAACGGCACACTTGGCATGGTGTCCGACGGCGACTTCGGCAGAAGCGTGTTCCGCGGCACTAGCGGCAAGGGCGAAGCGTTCGATGAGGAGTGGGGCGTAACAACGATCCCCGTTAATCAATCTAATCAAAGTGAAACCGTCTTTACCGAGCATCAACTGGTCATTTCCAAAGACGGCAAACAAAAGGATGCCGCTGCAAAGCTTGTGACGTTCCTCGTATCAGAGGATGCGATGAAGATGTACCATGCAGCAAATGGCGTATTGTCTTCCAGGAAATCCATTGCCGCCTTACCGGAAATGAACGAGGACGAATACGCGAAGGTGTTCAACGCGCAGATGGCTACAGCGACAGCGCTTCCGACTCAAAACCCCAAGTTTGACAACGCGATGAAAGAAGCGGCAAGTATGGTTGTTATGGTCTCGGAAGGCTCCACGCCGGAAGAAGCCATAGCCAGGATCATGCCGAAAATCAAGGAATTATATCAATAA
- a CDS encoding response regulator produces MEALKIMVVEDEKLTRNGIMRTLKDWDEHILCQASPNGLDAMQRLGDFDADIIITDIRMPGMDGLELIRQLKDSTFDPVCIVLTGYADFEYAKEALRNGASDYLLKPIDPDKLIQSIDEASKLVHERKTITLLRGNPNLMQYLQSESGEIRNEWIREALAYMTKNMAVSGLTLKEVADHVHMSPSYLSALFKQEVGTNFLDYLTEMRMKKARELLLFGPMKVYEIAEAVGYASTKYFVKVFHDREGITPKRFRDQNQ; encoded by the coding sequence ATGGAAGCTTTGAAAATAATGGTCGTCGAAGACGAGAAGCTAACACGTAACGGAATTATGAGAACGTTGAAGGATTGGGACGAACATATTTTATGCCAAGCGAGCCCGAATGGTCTTGACGCCATGCAACGCCTGGGGGACTTTGATGCAGATATCATCATCACAGATATCCGAATGCCTGGCATGGACGGATTGGAATTAATCAGGCAATTAAAAGATTCCACGTTTGATCCGGTATGCATCGTGCTAACGGGCTATGCAGACTTCGAGTATGCGAAGGAAGCACTGAGGAACGGCGCCTCCGACTATCTGCTTAAGCCCATCGATCCCGACAAGCTGATCCAGTCTATCGATGAAGCAAGCAAGCTGGTCCATGAAAGAAAAACGATAACCCTGCTGCGTGGTAACCCCAATCTTATGCAATATCTTCAGAGCGAATCGGGCGAGATTCGCAATGAGTGGATTCGCGAAGCACTTGCCTACATGACGAAAAACATGGCGGTAAGCGGCTTAACACTCAAGGAGGTTGCGGACCATGTGCATATGAGTCCCAGTTACTTGAGTGCGTTGTTCAAGCAGGAAGTTGGCACTAATTTCCTTGATTATTTGACTGAAATGCGTATGAAGAAAGCAAGGGAGCTGCTCTTGTTCGGTCCGATGAAGGTTTACGAAATAGCGGAAGCCGTAGGTTATGCCAGCACCAAATACTTTGTCAAAGTATTCCACGACCGTGAAGGCATTACACCCAAACGTTTTCGCGATCAGAACCAATAG
- a CDS encoding sensor histidine kinase: MLFGILLGGFIAYRNIVPMLDRDAQSYSRNLATQINGRLEALLIQADTVALQAVMDNTIQADLTSMLSGGQLSLDRKLDAGPILNRYMAFAPLIQSIEIYNGNGEPYAPVYKLTLASQLSNFTSLSTQLSETTGKLFWLGLDSAQQNELIALREIMLLDSDGTPGGYELVRLHVSVLNEISRDVSDDTMIRLYDQTGNLIHANHEMNGLGLEEAVRSDLIDWNGQSFRVVHHISHLTGWTLAIMIPIQKINEPIEKLQYSLTLAGIISVGLAILLSYWISLPITKSIYQVRKIMQKARRGQLTPNPVQYVNREANELNMSYNKMVNDIHQLIEIGYQKELAQHRAEIKTLHAQIHPHFLYNTLEAINWILREQGQNQTASLILDLSELFRYSISSSEFATLEQELTHVKRFLALIHMRIDEKLDWMVEASPNLMAIEIPKLIIQPIVENAVQHGIEPSLHPGSIRILATEIDEYLDIIVTDTGIGCTIETLTLLQNLLLQPPQLNDSFQGSMKTGIGLLNVHRRIQMQYGDSYGLSIDSSKPGGTTVRIRLPKPTFRKR, from the coding sequence ATGTTGTTTGGCATTCTGCTCGGCGGTTTCATCGCCTATCGGAATATCGTGCCGATGTTGGATCGGGACGCTCAGTCCTATTCCCGAAATCTAGCAACTCAAATAAACGGACGATTGGAAGCGCTTCTAATCCAAGCCGATACCGTTGCCCTGCAAGCGGTAATGGATAACACGATTCAAGCCGACCTCACCTCCATGTTGTCCGGAGGACAACTGTCGCTCGATCGAAAACTGGATGCAGGTCCCATATTGAATCGGTACATGGCATTTGCTCCTCTCATACAATCCATTGAAATATATAATGGCAACGGTGAACCATACGCTCCCGTCTACAAACTCACGCTCGCTTCACAGCTTTCGAATTTCACATCGTTGTCCACGCAGCTAAGTGAAACGACGGGCAAGCTGTTCTGGCTGGGCTTGGATTCCGCACAACAGAATGAGCTCATCGCGCTGCGCGAAATTATGCTGTTAGATAGCGATGGAACCCCTGGCGGTTATGAGCTCGTGCGCTTGCACGTTTCCGTTCTGAATGAAATTTCAAGAGATGTCTCCGATGACACCATGATTCGCTTATACGACCAGACTGGAAACCTTATTCACGCCAACCACGAAATGAATGGACTTGGTTTGGAGGAGGCTGTTCGCTCCGACCTCATCGACTGGAACGGGCAAAGCTTCCGTGTCGTTCATCACATATCGCATCTGACCGGTTGGACGCTTGCTATCATGATTCCCATTCAAAAAATAAACGAGCCTATTGAGAAGCTGCAATATTCGCTCACGCTTGCCGGCATCATTAGTGTAGGACTCGCAATCCTGTTATCCTATTGGATTTCACTTCCTATAACGAAGTCGATCTATCAAGTTCGTAAAATTATGCAAAAAGCACGTAGAGGCCAACTCACGCCGAACCCCGTCCAATACGTCAACCGGGAAGCCAACGAGTTGAACATGTCCTATAACAAAATGGTTAACGACATCCATCAGTTGATCGAAATTGGCTACCAAAAGGAACTCGCGCAGCATCGGGCGGAAATAAAAACGCTGCATGCCCAGATACATCCCCACTTCTTGTACAACACACTGGAAGCCATCAATTGGATATTACGGGAGCAGGGCCAGAATCAGACGGCCTCTCTAATATTGGATTTATCCGAGCTATTCCGATATTCCATCAGCTCGTCCGAATTCGCGACGCTTGAGCAAGAATTAACACATGTCAAACGGTTTCTTGCTCTCATTCACATGCGAATCGACGAAAAGCTGGATTGGATGGTAGAGGCTTCGCCCAACCTCATGGCCATTGAAATTCCGAAGCTAATCATTCAACCCATCGTTGAGAATGCCGTACAGCACGGGATCGAACCCTCCTTGCATCCCGGAAGCATACGAATTCTAGCAACCGAGATAGACGAATATCTCGATATCATCGTCACTGACACGGGCATTGGATGCACCATAGAGACATTGACATTGCTGCAGAATCTGCTCCTTCAACCGCCGCAGCTCAATGACAGCTTCCAGGGCTCCATGAAGACGGGGATCGGCTTACTCAATGTTCATCGTCGAATTCAAATGCAGTATGGAGACTCATACGGATTGTCGATTGATAGCAGCAAACCGGGCGGTACAACAGTACGTATCCGGCTGCCCAAACCAACCTTCAGAAAGCGGTGA
- a CDS encoding AraC family transcriptional regulator, with protein sequence MTQLSKPFRHSYGFRFRDIPSYAVSMILGVGWENTMSADYNWNGLTRESPSMLLFQYTISGTGRIRIGDQTYTLNAGNGFLVWVPSDHHYYFPADSSHWEYLYISLTGNILPIYNELAASLGSISSFPADSSAIQLLRNIFEMARRQQIKDGYIASALSYQFLTELSRSAVYPASSQQFPTGIQRALEYMELHYDTLGSLDEIAEIAEMSKYHFLREFRRCTGIPPIEYLNKLRIEKAVNLLRTTSMSLQEIAQSIGYSNSNYFSKVFRGWVGVSPGQFRREHSLLASDHLFLR encoded by the coding sequence GTGACACAATTATCCAAGCCATTCCGCCATTCTTATGGATTCCGTTTTCGCGATATCCCCTCCTACGCCGTCTCCATGATACTTGGAGTAGGCTGGGAGAATACCATGTCAGCAGACTATAACTGGAATGGACTTACAAGGGAGAGTCCTTCAATGCTTCTGTTCCAATACACCATATCGGGTACGGGGCGAATAAGAATCGGAGATCAAACCTATACCTTGAATGCTGGGAATGGATTCCTAGTCTGGGTGCCTAGCGACCACCATTACTACTTTCCCGCAGACAGCAGCCACTGGGAATACCTTTATATCTCTCTCACTGGGAATATCCTTCCAATCTATAACGAGCTTGCCGCCAGTCTAGGCTCTATCAGCTCCTTTCCTGCCGATAGCAGCGCCATTCAGTTGCTCCGCAACATATTCGAGATGGCTCGACGACAGCAGATTAAGGACGGCTATATCGCCTCCGCTCTCTCTTATCAATTCCTGACTGAGCTCTCTCGAAGCGCAGTCTATCCTGCATCATCGCAGCAATTTCCGACCGGTATCCAGAGAGCACTGGAGTATATGGAGCTTCATTACGATACTTTAGGCAGTTTGGATGAAATTGCAGAGATTGCTGAAATGTCAAAATACCATTTCTTGAGGGAATTTAGGCGATGCACAGGCATCCCGCCCATTGAATATTTGAACAAACTCCGCATTGAGAAAGCTGTCAATCTACTTCGTACGACAAGCATGAGCTTGCAAGAGATCGCGCAGTCCATCGGGTATTCGAATAGCAACTATTTCTCCAAGGTATTCCGTGGCTGGGTGGGCGTATCGCCTGGTCAATTCCGCCGGGAGCATAGCTTGCTTGCGTCGGATCATCTGTTTCTTCGATAA
- a CDS encoding U32 family peptidase has translation MRASKEFLKSLGFPEGDLYSLPTSSKRFPDGAQYRVELPSVEGPRALEAALQAMDHYGIIIHRISQGSGIMLLTDEEIVDMGRMCEERGMELNLFVGPRGTWDISAQPLTSAGKAMGLRHEGMDQLVFAMEDLKRAVKLGIRGALVGDEGLLLITKEMKLAGLLPQNFVVKGSVQMMAANPVSIRLMEQLGADTYNVPTALTLPKLAAIREATDIPIDLYVEVPDNFGGFIRHYEIPELIRILSPVYIKFGLRNHPDVYPSGKHLEATNISLAQERVHRAALGMRMIQEYYPEAVGSTWGAKGLGVPQIS, from the coding sequence ATGCGAGCTTCAAAAGAATTTCTCAAATCGTTGGGCTTCCCTGAAGGAGACTTATATAGTCTTCCAACCTCATCGAAGCGATTCCCCGACGGAGCGCAATATCGAGTAGAACTCCCTAGCGTTGAAGGACCGCGAGCTCTAGAGGCTGCACTGCAGGCCATGGATCACTATGGAATCATCATTCATAGAATCTCGCAGGGCAGCGGAATCATGCTGTTAACCGATGAAGAGATTGTTGACATGGGAAGAATGTGTGAGGAGCGCGGGATGGAGTTAAATCTATTTGTGGGGCCGCGAGGAACATGGGATATAAGTGCGCAGCCGCTTACATCTGCAGGCAAAGCAATGGGACTTCGGCATGAAGGAATGGATCAGTTGGTATTCGCAATGGAGGATCTGAAGCGGGCTGTGAAATTAGGTATTCGCGGCGCGTTGGTCGGCGATGAGGGTCTGCTGCTGATTACCAAAGAAATGAAGTTGGCCGGTTTACTGCCGCAAAACTTCGTGGTGAAAGGTTCCGTTCAAATGATGGCTGCGAATCCGGTATCGATTCGTCTTATGGAACAGCTTGGAGCTGATACTTACAACGTGCCGACAGCGCTGACATTGCCGAAACTTGCAGCCATTCGAGAAGCCACCGATATCCCAATCGATCTCTATGTGGAAGTGCCCGATAACTTCGGTGGATTTATTCGCCATTATGAGATTCCGGAGTTGATCAGAATTCTGTCGCCTGTATATATAAAGTTCGGGCTTCGCAATCATCCTGATGTCTATCCATCGGGCAAACATCTGGAAGCGACCAATATATCCCTTGCCCAAGAAAGGGTGCATCGCGCGGCGCTCGGCATGCGAATGATTCAGGAGTATTATCCTGAAGCAGTTGGTTCTACTTGGGGAGCGAAGGGTTTAGGGGTACCCCAAATCTCCTAA
- a CDS encoding aldehyde dehydrogenase family protein — MISAKLYIQGEWRESESDRRGERYNPAHLEELVGTYEVATIQETEEAVLSASKALKRWKMKAGPERGEYLFKAAQLLEHNGKELACLITSEVGKPFGEAMGEVKRGVALLRYYAGEGMRALGEVYPASDGPSLLYSNRVPLGVVGIITPWNFPVAIPLWKIAPALIYGNTVIWKPAEHSSLTAYRLMQLLEQAGFPPGVIQFVTGIGSEVGHTVINHPSINGISFTGSNHVGKQIAKAAVERGVKYQLEMGGKNPTIVAADAHLEQAAEMTVSAAMRFSGQKCTATSRVIVERAVLEPFTKLLVDKVKGIKVSDPMQADCFLGPVVHPSAQADILSAIQQGVNEGARIRAGGSLSSELSEGCYVNPTVLDHVKPDSDLARKEIFGPVLAIIPADDFQHAIAIANDSQYGLSAAIFTSDIDRMLSFLKHIEAGLIKVNGETAGVEPHAPFGGMKQSSSHSREQGRAAIEFYTSVQTIVISPAGKSLEEAEA, encoded by the coding sequence TTGATATCAGCAAAGTTATATATCCAGGGTGAGTGGAGAGAAAGTGAGTCGGATAGAAGGGGAGAACGATATAATCCAGCTCATCTTGAAGAGCTGGTGGGCACTTATGAGGTTGCAACAATACAGGAAACAGAAGAGGCAGTTTTATCTGCAAGCAAAGCTTTAAAACGTTGGAAAATGAAGGCTGGACCTGAAAGAGGAGAGTATTTGTTTAAAGCGGCGCAGCTACTTGAACACAACGGGAAAGAGCTCGCTTGTCTAATAACGAGCGAGGTAGGGAAGCCATTCGGCGAGGCCATGGGAGAGGTTAAGCGAGGAGTCGCGCTGCTTCGTTATTATGCGGGTGAAGGAATGCGAGCGTTAGGGGAGGTATACCCGGCTTCGGACGGGCCTTCCCTCCTCTATTCCAATCGCGTCCCGTTAGGCGTAGTAGGAATAATTACTCCTTGGAATTTCCCGGTCGCTATTCCCTTATGGAAGATCGCGCCTGCGCTTATCTATGGAAACACAGTCATATGGAAGCCGGCAGAGCATTCTTCGTTGACAGCATACCGCCTCATGCAACTGTTGGAACAAGCGGGATTCCCGCCAGGAGTGATTCAGTTCGTGACAGGTATAGGCTCGGAGGTTGGGCATACCGTCATTAATCATCCGTCTATTAACGGGATTTCCTTTACGGGGTCTAATCACGTTGGCAAGCAAATAGCCAAAGCTGCCGTAGAACGGGGAGTAAAGTATCAATTAGAGATGGGCGGAAAAAACCCGACTATTGTGGCAGCCGATGCCCATCTCGAACAGGCTGCGGAGATGACGGTCAGCGCGGCGATGCGATTCTCGGGTCAAAAGTGTACAGCTACAAGCCGGGTTATTGTCGAAAGAGCTGTACTGGAGCCTTTTACGAAGCTTCTTGTCGATAAAGTTAAAGGAATCAAGGTTTCGGATCCCATGCAAGCTGATTGTTTTCTAGGACCTGTGGTTCATCCTTCTGCCCAAGCCGATATTCTATCGGCAATTCAACAAGGGGTGAATGAAGGAGCAAGGATACGGGCTGGAGGGTCTCTGTCATCGGAACTGTCGGAAGGTTGTTATGTTAACCCTACTGTCTTGGATCATGTTAAGCCTGATTCGGACCTGGCGCGTAAGGAAATTTTCGGACCTGTATTGGCGATTATACCTGCTGACGATTTCCAGCATGCAATAGCCATAGCCAATGATAGCCAATATGGATTAAGTGCTGCGATTTTCACGAGCGATATCGATCGAATGCTGTCATTCCTTAAGCATATTGAAGCAGGCCTCATCAAGGTGAATGGCGAGACTGCCGGAGTTGAACCACATGCGCCGTTTGGCGGCATGAAACAATCGAGCTCCCATTCCCGTGAACAGGGACGTGCCGCCATTGAATTTTACACATCGGTACAAACAATCGTTATTTCTCCTGCTGGCAAGTCGTTGGAGGAGGCAGAGGCTTGA
- a CDS encoding mandelate racemase/muconate lactonizing enzyme family protein, which yields MKIIDARIYRIELPEDTWIWVALESDQGIVGWGEATDGGQAELLATLFTEEANKLMDTDPRYIRKLTHRFQEKDYHPSYPVQRLGSTIRSAIDQALWDLTSQSYELPLHACLGGAVNPSIPLYANLNRGLREDRSTEGLQMKAKEAREAGISMVKCTPFDELNPFKDSELMAMAFSRILALYEIVPPSRVMLDCHQRLNRLSLIALLEWCEKHGRPYWIEDPLPPEAIIHFPEIRAYAPYIRWAAGEGVLHEKELVPYLVGRYYDVLMPDVKHAGGVTALQTFISMAESVGLSISLHNPTSPISTAFSAHLTSLCRHSVPMEYPWGVTQLRSAAMTADEPIERGHYVLSNRPGIGMSPNPVFMNNFGRVWNGRQFVVSTVH from the coding sequence TTGAAAATTATAGATGCACGTATCTATCGAATCGAATTACCGGAGGACACATGGATTTGGGTGGCGTTGGAATCGGATCAAGGCATAGTAGGTTGGGGAGAGGCCACTGACGGAGGTCAAGCGGAGCTCCTTGCGACTTTGTTTACAGAAGAAGCCAACAAACTGATGGATACGGACCCGCGATATATTCGCAAGCTGACACATAGGTTTCAGGAGAAAGATTACCATCCTTCTTACCCTGTTCAGAGACTTGGATCCACAATAAGAAGTGCAATCGACCAAGCATTATGGGATTTAACCTCCCAAAGCTATGAATTGCCCCTGCATGCATGTCTTGGGGGAGCTGTCAATCCATCTATTCCACTCTATGCCAATTTAAATAGAGGCCTAAGGGAGGATCGTTCCACTGAGGGGCTCCAAATGAAAGCGAAGGAAGCGCGCGAGGCAGGCATATCCATGGTCAAGTGTACGCCGTTCGATGAGTTGAATCCGTTCAAGGATTCGGAACTTATGGCTATGGCATTCTCTCGCATTCTCGCCCTGTATGAGATTGTACCTCCTTCTCGTGTTATGCTGGATTGTCATCAGAGGCTGAACCGGCTGTCATTGATTGCATTGTTGGAATGGTGCGAGAAGCATGGTCGCCCCTATTGGATCGAGGATCCACTGCCTCCTGAAGCAATAATTCATTTCCCTGAAATTCGGGCGTATGCTCCTTATATTCGTTGGGCTGCAGGAGAGGGGGTGCTACATGAGAAGGAGTTAGTTCCCTATCTAGTAGGTCGATATTACGATGTGTTAATGCCGGATGTGAAACATGCCGGCGGCGTAACAGCACTTCAGACCTTCATATCAATGGCCGAGAGTGTGGGGCTGAGTATTTCCTTGCATAATCCGACCAGCCCGATATCCACAGCCTTCTCGGCGCATCTTACTTCGTTATGCCGTCATTCCGTACCTATGGAATATCCATGGGGAGTTACCCAATTGAGATCAGCGGCCATGACTGCTGACGAACCGATAGAGAGGGGGCATTATGTGCTCTCGAATCGGCCTGGTATCGGTATGTCCCCTAATCCAGTATTCATGAACAATTTTGGGCGTGTTTGGAACGGAAGGCAGTTCGTTGTATCCACTGTTCATTAG
- a CDS encoding cellulase family glycosylhydrolase: MINAESQIHGAVYISSRAYNSYQMWKEYCREEIERDIGYATKLNLNALRIWLSYEYWQEEPELLKERFEHLLTVAYSQGIRIMPSLFECCASPQTRERLLDKNPLTAVAVNSPLEEVVNDASCWKDTELFVKWIMEHYSSDERLLAIEIINEPNTPQRFRFARTMVEIAAKLKGSIPITVGSIHAEENLYYLDLGIDIFQFHDNFPSELKSFSDRIQQSLQVADIVGKPIWITEWQRLRKGRIGWNGEGTDNEEWQPEYVTLANVVRESGIGHFFWSLMVKPAYLIGQRKSGTLNGVFHEDGSVWSLEDARAISGHAAFHAEENKKWPDWAKAISETYIKK; encoded by the coding sequence GTGATAAATGCTGAATCGCAAATTCATGGAGCTGTATATATTTCATCCAGAGCTTACAATTCATATCAGATGTGGAAAGAATATTGTAGGGAGGAGATAGAACGTGATATTGGTTATGCAACAAAACTGAACTTGAATGCACTTCGCATCTGGTTAAGTTATGAATACTGGCAAGAAGAACCGGAGCTACTTAAAGAGCGATTCGAGCATCTTCTTACTGTGGCGTATAGTCAAGGTATTCGAATTATGCCAAGCTTGTTTGAATGTTGTGCTTCACCGCAGACAAGAGAGAGACTGCTTGACAAGAATCCATTAACAGCAGTAGCTGTAAATTCTCCATTAGAGGAAGTTGTTAATGATGCATCATGCTGGAAAGATACCGAGCTGTTTGTTAAATGGATTATGGAGCACTATTCATCCGATGAGCGTCTATTAGCCATTGAGATTATAAATGAACCGAATACTCCTCAACGTTTTCGGTTTGCTCGAACAATGGTTGAGATTGCTGCAAAGTTAAAAGGATCAATACCTATCACCGTCGGAAGTATTCATGCGGAGGAAAACTTGTATTATCTTGATCTTGGAATAGATATATTTCAATTTCATGACAATTTTCCGAGTGAACTGAAGTCTTTTTCGGATAGAATCCAGCAATCTCTTCAAGTTGCAGATATTGTTGGAAAACCGATCTGGATAACGGAATGGCAACGGTTGCGAAAAGGCAGAATTGGCTGGAATGGCGAAGGAACCGATAATGAAGAATGGCAGCCAGAATATGTAACGTTAGCTAATGTAGTGAGAGAATCAGGAATTGGCCACTTCTTTTGGTCACTCATGGTAAAGCCTGCATACCTCATAGGTCAACGCAAAAGTGGAACACTTAATGGTGTGTTCCACGAAGATGGATCAGTATGGAGTCTCGAAGATGCACGTGCCATCTCTGGTCATGCAGCGTTCCATGCTGAGGAAAACAAAAAATGGCCAGACTGGGCAAAAGCTATATCGGAAACTTATATAAAGAAGTAA